The region CGAGGCGATGAAGATGGAGAACCACGTCATCGCCCACCAGGAGGGGACCGTCACCGGCCTGAGCGTGACCGAGGGCCAGACCGTCCCCACCGGGGCCACGATCGCGACGATCGACTCGACCTGAGGCCCGGCCGGCCCGCTGTCTCGGGGGAAGTACCGATGACGCCGCAGCTCCGCCCCTCCCACCCAGAAACGGCCTCCTGGGTGCGTCTTCCCTGCCCAGCAGGGTGATATGGGTGATTTGACTTACACCGCGAGGGAACCTAGCCTGAAACCCGTCATCCCCCAGTGACAACGTTCCAACGGCCGCCCCCACGGTCGCGACGTTCCAGTCCTAGAGGTCAACCTCAGCTGCGCCGCGCCGCCATGCGGCCCGGCCTGGTACGCACCCTTTCGCCGTGCGGCCGCGAGCGGCCGCATCCCCCCATGAAAGGTGGTCGACGTATGCCACGACCCAGCCTCCCGTCCGGGCACCGAGCGGCGCCGGGACTGCGCTGGCCGTACCTGCTGCTCGCCGCGCTGCTCCTGCTCGCCCTGGCGAGCGCCGGTTACCAGGTGCTCCCCTCGGCCAAGGCCGCCGGCCAGACCAGCGCCTCGTCCAGCGCCTGGTCCAGCGCCACCACGGGCGCGCCCCCCACCACCGCCCAGGCCGCCCCCACCACCAGCCCCCCCAGCCCAGGCGACCCCACCCCCAGCACCACCGCGCCCAGCACCGCTGGCGGGCCCCCCACCACCGCCGCGGCGCAGCCGCCCGCGACCCTTGCCACCAGCTGCAGCGACAGCGCCCTGCCACCCCACGACGGCTTCGAGCAGGCCCCCCGCTGCGTGGCCACCGACGCCGGCGAGGTCCCCACCGCCACCCCCGCGGTGCTGCTCGCCCGCTTCCCCCGCCAACCCCGCGCCGGCCAGCCGTTCCAGGTCACCATCAGCACCCGCAACCTGGTCCGCGACCGCTTCCTCAAAGCCGCCGAGGGCGGCTACTACCGGGAGATGTCGGTCCTTGACCCCGCCGGCATCGTCCGCGGCCACCTGCACCTGTACGTCCAGGCCCTGCGCGACGGCGCCAGCGTGCCCGACGCCGACACCACCCCGCTGGAGTTCTTCAGGGCGGTCGAGGACGGCGGCGGCGGCGCGGGGCTGTCGCGGGTGTCGGTGTCGGTCAACGCGCTGACCGCCGGGCCCAAGCGGCTGTGTGTGACCATGGGCGACGGGTCGCACCGGGTGCCGCTGATGCGCGCGGCCAAGCTCGCCGCCGGCATCGACTGCGTCCGCATCCTCGTCAGGTAGCGCCGGACCCGACGGCCGCCGCCAAGGCGCCTCCCCGGCTGGCCGGGGAGGCGCCCTCGTCTGCGGCTGCGGCCTACCGGCGCAGGAAGCGTGCGCTTCAGGTGGTGGGAGCCTTCTTGGCCGCCGCGCCCGCTGCTCCGATGTCCGTGACGTGCGTGGTGCCGTAGCCCTCGGTCTCGGGGTGTCCGTGCTCACCCCTGGTGACGGCGAACTCCTCCTCTGGGGAGAGCACCAGACGGTGCCGGCCGGCGATGGCGAAGTAGAGGATGCCGAGCACGAAGTAGATCAGGGTCCCGTACACGCCCGGCCGGTAGCTGTCATTGGAGTACAGCGATATCAGCGAGACGAGCGCGATGGCACCGGCGATTCCCGCTCCCCATTCGCCGACGGGGCTGCGGTACGGCCGGGCGATGTTCGGCAGTCTCCGGCGGAGCATGACGAACGACAGGCACTGCATGAAGTAGGAGATGACGGCGCCGAACACCGCCATGTACAGCAGCGCACCCACGATCTGCCCCGCCAGTTGGCCGCCGCGCTTCCCCAGCTCGTAGATCAGGACGGCCAGCGCATAGCCGACGACTGCGCCTGCGATCAGGGCGATGTGGGGGGTGTTGCGCTTGCTGTGCGTGAGCGACAGCCACTTCGGGAAGTAGCCGGCCCGCGACAGCGAGTAAGTGTTGCGGCCGTAGGCGTAGATGATCGTAAAGAAACTCGCGATCAGCCCAACCAGCCCGATCAGCGCGAGCAGCTCGGCCGCCGTGCCGTCGCCGAAGACCCCCTTGAACCCGTCGAACAGCGGCGTGGCCGAGACGCCGATCTTCGCCGCGCCGCCGTCGACGCCGGTGTTGAGGAAGAGTGTGAGCGCTCCGGTGACGACCAGCGTGGTGAGGCCCCAGATCGTCGCTCGCGGGACGTCGCGCGCAGGGTCGTGGGACTCCTCCGCCGCGAGCGGCAGCTCCTCGATCGCCAGATAGAACCAGATCGCGAACGGGATGGCCGGGAAGATCCCTCCGATCCCGTGCGGCAGGAACGTCGACCCCCCGGCGTCGGGCTTGATGTTGGTCCACAGGCCCGCGTCGAACTTCCCGGACACGAGCACCGAGACGAAGAAGAAGGCCAGGATCGCCAGGGCGAGGATGTTGATGAAGACCGTGAACCGCATCGTGGCCACGATGCCCACGATGTTGATCGCCACGAACACGACGTAGAAGACCGCCCACCAGGTGACGGGGCTGTTCCACCAGGGCTCGCCCACGATGTCGAAGAGCCCTTTGACGACGTCGTGCATGAGGAAGCCCATGGCGCCCACCACCACGGCCGGGGTGATCACGTACTCCATGTTCTCGGCGAGCCCGGTGATGAACCCGCCCCAGGGCCCCATCGCCGAACGGGCGAAGGAGTAGGCGCCACCCGTGTGGGGCAGGGCGGGCGACATCTCGGCGATGCTGTAGCACAGGCCGTAGTACATGATCGCGACGAAGACCGTGGCGATCAGCAGGCCCCCGAAGCCGCCGGCGTCAAGCCCGAGGTTCCACCCGTAGAAGTCGCCGGAGATGACGGCCGCCACGCCAAGCGACCACAGCGACCAGAAGGCCGCGTGCCGCTTGAGGCGTCGTTTGACGAAGTACTCGGCCCCCGCCTCCTCGTAGCTCACCGACCCGACTCTGCGTCGCTCCTGAGCCACGGCGCAACCCCCTTGTCTGCTCCCTCGCGGCCGCCGCCGCGTGGGGAATTTGTCTGACATGTGTCGGCCTTCCCCGGATGGTAAGGGCGTGCCCGGAGCGAGTCAAGCCAGGCGGGCCTGGTCCGGCCGCCAGGGTGCCGCCAGGGTGCCGCCAGCGTGGCCGCCGTGCCGCGCCCGGCCGGGCGTGCCGTCTTGACCCTCGCAGAGTTGTCTGACATATACTCATCACTGGGATGCAGACGGCACAGCAGGGAACGAGGGCTCGGCCGCGGCTGCGCTCGGTCTCGGTCCAGGACGAGCTCAGGCAGCGGCTCGATCGGGGGAGGTTCCCCGCGGGGACCCGCCTCCCGTCCGAGCCTGACCTCGCGGCGGAGCTCCGGGTGTCCCGAGCCACCCTCCGGGAGGCGCTTCGGGCGCTGGAGGACGAGGGGCTGCTGTTGCGGCGGCGGGGCTCGGGGACCTACGTCGCCGAGCGTCCCCGCGTGGCGAACAGCCTGGACTTGAACTTCGGCGTCACCGAGGCGATCCGCGCGGCCGGGATGCGGGCCGGGATCGCGCAGGGACGACAATGGGTGGAGCCGGCCTCCGTCGGTGAGGCGGCCCGCCTGGAGCTGGAACCCGGCCAGGACGTGCTGGTCGTCGAGCGGGTGCGCACCGCGGAGGGCAAGCCCGTCGTCCTGTCCCGGGACGTCCTGCCGAGCAGGCTGGTCGGCGACCGGGCGCAGGTCGTCGAGGCGATGCTCCACCGGTCGATCTATGAGGTGCTCGAGCGGGACCTCGGCGTCGTCATCCACCACGGCGTCGCGAGGTTCCGGCCTGTGCGGGCCGACCACGCCGTCGCCGACCGGCTGGGCGTCCCCCGAGGTGAGCTGCTTCTCTACCTCTGGCAGGTGGACTACGCCGAGGACGGCGCCGCGGTGCTCTCCTCGCACGAGTTCCACCTCGCGGACGCGTTCGACTTCTCGGTGGTCCGGCGCGGCCCCGGAAGGAGGTTCACGTGACAGCACAGGTCGGAACGTCCATGCGCCTCAAGCGGGTGATCGACCCGGCCGGGGTCTCGCTGATCTGCGCCCTCGATCACGGGATGACCTCACCGACCTTCCTCGAGCCGCTCGCCGACATCGCAACCCGGACCGCCGAGGCGGTGGCCGGCGGGGCCAACGTGATCATGATGTCCAAGGGCATGATCCGTCTCGCGGAGCCGGCGTTCTCGCCGACGACCTCGCTTGCGCTGCTGCTCTCGGCGTCGGCGAACCCGGCGGGCGGGCAGCCCGAGGTGGTCCAGATCGCCCTGGTGGAGGAGGCTGTGCGGCTGGGCGCCGACGCCGTCGTCCTGTTCACGGCGCTGGGCGGAGAGGCAGAACCGGGGATGATCCGCACCCTGGCCGGTGTGGGCAGGGAGTGCGCGGCGCTCGGCATGCCGCTGATCGCCGAGGCGGAGTTCCCGACCACCTATGCCTTGGTCGAGGAGCTGAAGGAGCAGTACGGCTTCGAGTACCTCCGGCGGAACGTCCGGCTCTGCGCGGAGCTCGGCGCCGACGTCGTGAAGACCAACTGGCCCGGTGACGAGGAGTCGTTCGGCCGCCTGGTGGAGGCCGCGAGCGGCATCCCGTTGGTGCTGGCCGGCGGCTCCCGCCTCGAGGACCGGGAGCTGCTCTGGAGGATGGAGCGGGCCATGGCGGCCGGCGCCATCGGGTGCTCGGTGGGGCGCAACGTCTTCATGCACCGGTCGCCCAGAGCGGTCACCCGCGCCCTGTCGAGGGTGATCCGGGAGCGGTGGAGCGCCGACAAGGCCTTCCAGGAGCTCCAGGCGGGCGAGGAGGCGTCGTGACGGCCGCGTCCGTGACCGGGCACCTCCCGCCATGACCGGGCCCTACGTGATCGGCTGTGACATCGGCAGCCAGGGAACCAACGCGACGCTCTACACAGCCGACGGCAGGCTGGTGGCCTCCGCCTACGAGGGCTACGACGTCGCCTTCCCCCACCCCGGCTGGGCTGAGCAGGACCCTCGCGCCTGGACGGCGGCGCTGCACGCCACGATCGCGCGCCTGGTGACCAGGGTGCCGGAGGGGCCGCCGGCGGTGAGGGGGCTCTCGTTCGGGTCGCAGCTCGACGGGATGGTGGTGTGCGACGGGAACGGTCGTCCCGTCCGGCCGGCCATGATCTGGATGGACCGGCGGGCGGAGGCGCAGGCGGCCGCCCTCGCCGGGCAGATCTCGCGGGCGGACTTCTACCATCACGTGGGCGCCAACCTGGACTCCTCCCACGCGGTGTTCAAGGCGCTGTGGGTCCGCGACGAGGAGCCCGCGGTGTTCGCGGAGGCGGCGAACCTCATGCCGCCGGGATCGTACGCGCTCCGCGAGGCGGCCGGGGTGCTCGCCGTCGACTACTCGAACGCCTCCTCGCTCGCCCTCCTCGACCCGCGGACCCGGACGTGGTCTGCACCGGTCCTGGGAGCCACCGGCATCGACCCGGCGATGCTTCCCGAGCTCGCCCCGGGGACACAGCCGGTCGGGCGCGTCACGCCCGCCTTCGCCGAGGCCACCGGCCTGTCGCCCGAGACGGTCGTGGTGGTGGGGTGCGGGGACGAGATGGCGGCCACCCTCGGTGCCGGCGTCTTCGCCCCGGGAGAGGTGTGCGACGTGGTCGGCACCGCAGAGCCTGTGTGCGCCGCCTCCCCGGGGCCGCGCGAGGATCCCACGATGCTCGTCGAGTGCCACCCGCACGCCGATCCGGACGTCTGGCTCCTCGAGAACCCCGGGTTCGTCTCGGGCGGAGGCCTGCGCTGGTGGCGGGACCAGTTCGCGCCGCTCGAGCGGGACGCGGAGGCCCGCGGGGAGGGCGACGCCTACGACCTGATGACTGGCCCGGCAGCCGAGGTGCCAGCAGGCGCGGAGGGTCTGGTGTACCTGCCGTGCATGCAGGGAGCGATGGCTCCCGAGTGGAACGGGGCCGCCCGCGGGGTCTTCTTCGGGCTCACCCTCGCCCACACCAGGGCCCACATGACCCGGGCGCTGCTCGAGGGGTGCGCCTACGCCCTCCGGGACATCCTCGAGGCCATGCGGAACGCGGGGCTGGAGGTCCGCCGGCTCACGATCGTGGGAGGCGGCGCAAAGGGAGCATTGTGGCGGCAGATCAAGGCCGACGTGACCGGCCTCCCGGTCCGCGTGCCGACCAGCGTGGAGACGACGGCGACCGGGGCCGCGATCCTGGCGGCGGTGGGATCGGGCATCCACTCGAGCGTGGCGGAGGCCGTGGACGCGTTCGTCGCCTACCGGCCCGAGGAGCACCTTCCCGATCCGGAGCGTCACGAGATCTACGCCGACGCCTACCGCAAGTACCGCAGCGTCTACTTCGCGCTGAAGCCGGTGTTCGAGGGCGCCTGAGCGGATCCCGCCGACCGGCGTCCCGTCACCGCATCATGGCGCGGGGAGCGGCCGGGCATGCTCAGGGGGCGACCTCGAGGTCGACCACGAGGGCGCGGTGGTCGCTGACCGGCGCGGTGGCCACCCGGCTGCCGCGGGGGTGGACCACTCCGGCCGGGTCGTTGCGCAGGACGTGGTCGAGCTGCTGGGTGGGGCGGGAGGCGGGCCAGGTGCGGCCGAGCCCGGTCTCGGGCCAGCCCCGCTGCGAGGCGAGCAGGAGCACCGTCGAGGGCAGGTTGAGGTCGCCGAGCAGCAGGCGCGGCGCCGGCTGGGCCGCGAGCACCCGCTGCAGCTCGCGGAGCTGGCCGACGTTGTGCCCCCGCTTGTTGGACAGGTGGGTGGCCGCGACGGTGAGCGGGCGCGACCCGACCCGGATGGTGGCGAGCAGCGCGGTGCGCTGCTCGCCGCCGCCCGCGGGCGGGAAGCGCAGGTGCTCGACCCCCTCCAGCGGCAGCCGCGACAGCAGCGCGTTGCCGTAGGCGGGCCCGCCCGGGTCGGGACCGGTGAGCGGCCGGTAGTCGTCGCCGACCAGCGCGGGCGCATACGACCAGTACCAGTCCGGACCGAGCGCCTCGGCGACCGCCCGGGGCTGGTCGGCCCGGTGGCTGCGGGCCAGCTCGCGGTCGACCTCCTGCAGCGACAGCAGGTCGGTCCCGAGCGCCCTCACCCCGGCCAGGACGGCGTCCAGGTCGACCTCGCCGGTCCGTTCCCGGCGGGCGCCGGCGATGTTCCAGGTGGCGACGCGAAAGGTTGGCATGGCATGAAGATCGCAGACCTGGCCCGTTGATACAGGTCCAAGCCCGGGCCGGCGGCACCAGCCGCCGGCCCGGTGCGACCCGAGCTGTCCAGGGGCATCAGCTCTGGGTCACGATGAGCTGGGGCGGGTTGCTGGCGGCCTCCCGGCTGTTGTAGAAGGCGCTGTTGGTGACGGCGTTCTTCAGGGCGAAGCTGTAGGTCCCGTCGCCGCTGACCGCGGCCGCGCCGAGGTCGATCTCGGCCCAGGTGCCGGTGGTCACCGCGCCCGCTCGAGCCAGCGGGGTGCCGCCGATCGTCGGGGCGTTGTTCCAGGTGAGCCCGGCCTCCGTCCAGGAGTTGCTCACAGCGTAGACGTCACCGCCGTCGACGCTGCTGTCGGTGACGTACAGGCGGAGCTTCACCGACGTCACCGGGCCGGTCATGCCGGTGACGTTGAACTGCAGGTAGCTGCGCCAGCTCGTGTCCGAGCTCGCCGTGCCCTGGCGGACCTTGAGGACGTCCAAGTTGCCGTAGTTCTTGCCCGGGGACACCGCGTTCACGTAGGAGTCGGCGCTCGGGGCGAACGTCTGCGTGGCGACGGGCTCGGTCACGGTGACGTAGCCCGTCCTCGTGGTGGTGTCGCTGCCGGCCGCGTTGGTGGCGGTCAGGCTCACCGTGTAGGTCCCGGCGGCCGTGTAGGTGTGGGTGGGGTGCTGGGCGCTCGAGGTGCCGCCGTCGCCGAAGGCCCAGGACCACGAGGTCGGGGGGCCGGTCGAGGTGTCGGTGAAGGCCACCGACAGTGGTGCCACGCCCGAGGTCGGCGCGGCGGTGAAGCTGGCGGTGGGCGCGGTGGGCGCGGTCGTCCCCAGCGACTCGTCGGCGTGCCAGTACCGGCTGGTGGTGTCGTTGCTGGCCAGTACGACCAGGCCGGTCGTCGAGTTCACGTTCTGCTTGGTCGAGGTGACGTTGTTCATGTCGGCGCTGGCCACGTCCCTGATCACCGGCGTGCCGACCCCGCTGGCGAAGGAGACGTTGTCCAGCGGGGAGGTCTTTTCATAGATCGTCCCGCTGTAGGCGATCGTGCCAGGGGTGGAGGGACCGGTGGCGAACATGTGGAGAAGGTTGTGCTCCTGGTCGAGCAGGACGATCGGTCGGGTGTGACTGTCGGCGATCCTGCCGAACATGTGGCTCGCCCAGTCGCCGGTGGCTGGGTCGCGCACCAGCAGCATGATGAGGGGCGCGTTCTGCGGCGGGCTGGGCTGGTCGTCCATCGAGGTCTTCACCGCCGCGAACACGCGCCCGCTGCTGTCAGCCTGCAGCGACTTGAGGTTGATGTGGTCGTCGGCGTTCTTCGGGCCCTGGATGGCGGTGCGACTGGTCTCCCAGGTGCCGTCGGGCTGCCCGTCGTCATGTATGGAGAAGTACATGGCTGAGACGGGCTGATTGCTCCACATCACGCCGACCTTGTTGCCGCCGAAGGCGACCGCCGAGGAGATGTCGTCGGCGTCCAGCCCGGTGGCGCCGGTCACCGGAAGGACGAACGGGGTACCCCAGGTGCCGTCGCCGCCGGTCGTCCGGTTGACCATGACCTGGCCGAACTGCGTCCAGGTGGCCCACAGCTTGCCGGTCGAGTCCTTGTCGATGACCAGCGTCTCGCTCTTGACGTCGTTGATGGCGACCGGGAAGCCGGCGTCCAGCGAGTAGCTTCCGCTCCCGGCGTCGTAGCTGAAGCGGTACAGGCGGCTCGGGTAGCCGGAGACGGCCGTGGACGAGCTGGCCGCGGCGACGTGGGAGGCGACGTACAGGTGGCTGCCGTCCCACAGGGTGTCGGCCTTGGTGTTGGTGCGCTCGTCGAGCGGGACGCCGGTGCTGACCCAGGTTTCGGTCGAGCGGTCCAGCCGGAAGATGTAGAAGTGCCGGCTCGTGCTGTCGAACATGCTCGCCCACCACGAACCGCCGTTCCACCACAGCTTGCTCTCGGGCTTGGAGCCGGTGGGGGTCGTCGTGCCGGTGTACGACAGGCCCTGATAGCCGATGTCACCGTCCGCCGCCTGGGCGGCGGTCGGGTGCCCGAGTGGGACGACGAGCGCGGTAGCCACAAGGAGCAGCGCGACCAGGTGGATACGTCCCGCTGACGTACTCTTCATGGAAATCCCCCCCGAGATTGCCCAGACCGTGGCTGAGCGCGCTCCACGTGCGGTCGAGCAGTGGTCTGGCCTCTTGTCGAGGTCAGGACAATTGACGCGACAAGTACAATGCGGCAGTGCTCGCACGCGGACGTATGATCCTGACAGCTATTCTTGCACAGCTATTCCTATTGGCAAGGTCGAACCAGATTTGTCATTGTTTGCCCGAAATGAGGGGGCCGACGACCGGCAGACGCGAGATCTCCGGGAAGACCCTCCCCAGCTGCAACAGCCCGCGGTTGACGCCGAGCACGCCGGCCGAGACGACCGCGGCGAGTCCCAATCCGACGACCGCGGGTGGCGAGACGAGCAGGGAAACCACCCAGAGCGCCAGCGCGCCGGCCGCCACCGTCAGGTAGACGCGCACGTAGCGCCGGTCCAACATGGCGATCCCGGTGCCCAGCCCTAGCCCGACCTGCTTGAGCAGATTGTGGACGACAAGGGCCGAGCAGGTGCCGACGGCCGCGCCCAAGGCGCCGTAGCGGGGGATCAGCACGAGGTTGACGGCGGCGTTGTAGACGACGGCCACAAGGTTGATGGTGACCGTGTAGCGCAGCCGGCCGAACACCTGGATCGTGAGCCCGTTGAACCCGAGCGCGGCCTGGAAGTAGGAGCCGAGCGCCAGCAGGGCGAGATAGGTGCCCGAGTCGGCGTACCTGGCGCCGAACAGCAGCACGGTGGTGGGCTCAGCCAGCGCGAACGTCACCGCGAAGACCGGGAACGTGAGGATCGCGATCCAGACCGCCGTCTGCCAGTACAGGTCCTGGATGCCCTCCCGGTCGTCGCGCTCGTACAGGCGCGACGCCAAGGGCAGGAACAGCAGCGTGAAGCTCGTGAACACGACAATGTTGAGGTTGGCGAGCGGCTGGACGGCCCGGAAGGCGGCCACCTCGACGGTGCCGCGGTAGCGCCCGAGCAGCACGGCGTCGAAGCTGTTCATGACCACGTACACGAGGTCGGTGGTGAGCAGCGGCAGCGCGAAGCCGAACAGAGGCCGGAACGGCAGCTCGACCTTCCGCAGACGGAAGTGGGCCATGTAGCCCCGGGCACGCAGGAGCCGCGCCAGCACCAGCGCGAACAGCAGCGTGCCGACGGCCCCGGTGGCCACGTAGCCGACGGCCAGGAACGACACCGGCTGCCGGCCCAACACCAGCAGCAGCACGACGCCGAGCCGCAGCACCGGGGCGAGCACATGGGTCCGGAAGAAGATCGCCCGTGGGTTGTCGAGCACCGCGAACGCGCCCATGAGCAGCTGATCGAGGGCCTGCAGGGGCGAGAGGGCGATCAGGATCACGAGCAGCCAGATCGCCTGGGTGTCGCTGATGAGCACTCCGGCCAGCCAGCCTTGCAGCCCGTAGACGAGCAGGAACAGGGTGAGACCGAGCGACAGGATCGTCGCGGCCACCATCAGGATCGTCCCGAACAGCCGGGCGTAGTCGCGCCGCTCGTCGTAGATCGAGAGAAAGCGGGTGTGAGCCCTGTTCAGGCCCAGGCTGACGAGCGATTCACCGAGGGTGACCAGCGAGAGGGCGTAGGCGAAGGCGCCGTACTCGGATTTTGTCAGGTAGCGGACGATCAGGATCTGGGTCAGGAAGGTCATGGCCAAGGCCAGCAGCCGGCCGACCAGGAGCAGGCTCGAGCCCCGGATCTGTCGGATGCCGGCGGCGGTCGCTTCGCTGGGAGGCGTGGAAGCGGGGCTGGCCGGGCCTGGATGCAGCGTCAGCGGACGTCGCCCCTTTCGGTGCCTTCCGCCTGGTAGGAGCGCCACACGGCCGCGGTCACCGCCCGCCGGACCACATCGGGCTCACGGGTTGCGTCCACGACCTGCAGCCTGGGCAGGCGCTCAGACAGCCAGGGCACCGAGTGCTCGCCCTTGCCCTGGAAGGCGACCTCTTCCGGCACGTCGAGGAGGACGGCCACGTCGGCCGCCGGGCAGACCCGGCGGAGCGCCCACTGGCTGACCCTGGCCCGGACCCCGTCGCCACCCGGGGGCGGCAGCAGGGCGTTGTAGGCGTACCGGTCCAAGACGACGAGCCGCCCGCGAGCGCGGTGGTAGGCGGCGACCGACGACTTGGCGCCCAGGCGCAGGACCCGTCCGGCCAGGCCCAGCCCGAGCACGTGCCGGGAGAGCCCGGAACCGTTCCCGCGGTGGGAGGCCATGCACAGCGAGCGTGCGGGGAAGTAGAAGGAGCGTTGCAAGCCGACCGCCAGGCTGGACTTGCCCGCTCCGTCCAGGCCGAGCAGGGCGACGGTTCTGCCCGGTCTGAGGACCGGCCTGGCCAGCGGGGTGAGCCGCCGCAGCCCGGCATGCCCCGCCAGCCTACCCAGCGTGCCGAGCGGGTGCCGGCGGGCCCAGCGGTGGCGCAGCAGCCCACCCAGGGCCACGAGTTCCGGCCATGCTGCTCGCCGGACCTGCTCGATCACCCAGGCCAGGTCACGCTCTGCCGGCAGGTAGGGCCGGACCGCCTGGGCGACCGGGCCGTCGACGCCGGCCTCCGGTACGAGTTCCTCGAGCCGCTGCGCATGGTGCGGCGGTACCTCATCCCGGTCGAGCAGGCAGTGCAACAGCAGGCACCAGAGCTCGTCGTCCGGGTCGAGCACGCTCACCGGCCCGAGCCGGCGGCGCCGGGCCAGGCAGCCCGCGGCCGCGCCGGTTCGCAGCTGCTGGTAGCGGCCGAACGCGAGCTCGCTGACGATGTCCAGCTTCACCCAGGCGTCGGCCTGCTCGTCGTAGGCCACGAAGAAGCGGTGGGACCCGTGGCCCCAGGCGAGCACGGGCGCGTACCCGGCCGAGCCCAGCACCGGCCCGAGGCGGTGGGCGCCGGAGGCGGCGACGAGCAGGTCGACGTCGCCGGCCGGGGCGCCGAGCTCCGCCGCGCCACGCAGCAGGCACCACTCGACCCGGGCCTCGTCGAGCGCGCCCATGGCCACAGCGACGGCCGGATGCACGACCCCGACCGAGCTGAGGCTCATGGCTCGCCGTTCCTGTCGAGGCCGAGCCGGCGCCGCCGGGACGCTCTGCCGGTGATACGCCAAAGGACGGTGTCGTTGAACCCCCCGTGGGGCTCGAGCACGAACTCCCTTGGCGTCCTCGAACTCATGTGGACAGGCAGGATACCGTACGA is a window of Actinomycetes bacterium DNA encoding:
- a CDS encoding amino acid permease, whose translation is MSYEEAGAEYFVKRRLKRHAAFWSLWSLGVAAVISGDFYGWNLGLDAGGFGGLLIATVFVAIMYYGLCYSIAEMSPALPHTGGAYSFARSAMGPWGGFITGLAENMEYVITPAVVVGAMGFLMHDVVKGLFDIVGEPWWNSPVTWWAVFYVVFVAINIVGIVATMRFTVFINILALAILAFFFVSVLVSGKFDAGLWTNIKPDAGGSTFLPHGIGGIFPAIPFAIWFYLAIEELPLAAEESHDPARDVPRATIWGLTTLVVTGALTLFLNTGVDGGAAKIGVSATPLFDGFKGVFGDGTAAELLALIGLVGLIASFFTIIYAYGRNTYSLSRAGYFPKWLSLTHSKRNTPHIALIAGAVVGYALAVLIYELGKRGGQLAGQIVGALLYMAVFGAVISYFMQCLSFVMLRRRLPNIARPYRSPVGEWGAGIAGAIALVSLISLYSNDSYRPGVYGTLIYFVLGILYFAIAGRHRLVLSPEEEFAVTRGEHGHPETEGYGTTHVTDIGAAGAAAKKAPTT
- a CDS encoding GntR family transcriptional regulator; this translates as MQTAQQGTRARPRLRSVSVQDELRQRLDRGRFPAGTRLPSEPDLAAELRVSRATLREALRALEDEGLLLRRRGSGTYVAERPRVANSLDLNFGVTEAIRAAGMRAGIAQGRQWVEPASVGEAARLELEPGQDVLVVERVRTAEGKPVVLSRDVLPSRLVGDRAQVVEAMLHRSIYEVLERDLGVVIHHGVARFRPVRADHAVADRLGVPRGELLLYLWQVDYAEDGAAVLSSHEFHLADAFDFSVVRRGPGRRFT
- a CDS encoding FGGY family carbohydrate kinase; translated protein: MTGPYVIGCDIGSQGTNATLYTADGRLVASAYEGYDVAFPHPGWAEQDPRAWTAALHATIARLVTRVPEGPPAVRGLSFGSQLDGMVVCDGNGRPVRPAMIWMDRRAEAQAAALAGQISRADFYHHVGANLDSSHAVFKALWVRDEEPAVFAEAANLMPPGSYALREAAGVLAVDYSNASSLALLDPRTRTWSAPVLGATGIDPAMLPELAPGTQPVGRVTPAFAEATGLSPETVVVVGCGDEMAATLGAGVFAPGEVCDVVGTAEPVCAASPGPREDPTMLVECHPHADPDVWLLENPGFVSGGGLRWWRDQFAPLERDAEARGEGDAYDLMTGPAAEVPAGAEGLVYLPCMQGAMAPEWNGAARGVFFGLTLAHTRAHMTRALLEGCAYALRDILEAMRNAGLEVRRLTIVGGGAKGALWRQIKADVTGLPVRVPTSVETTATGAAILAAVGSGIHSSVAEAVDAFVAYRPEEHLPDPERHEIYADAYRKYRSVYFALKPVFEGA
- a CDS encoding endonuclease/exonuclease/phosphatase family protein, which produces MPTFRVATWNIAGARRERTGEVDLDAVLAGVRALGTDLLSLQEVDRELARSHRADQPRAVAEALGPDWYWSYAPALVGDDYRPLTGPDPGGPAYGNALLSRLPLEGVEHLRFPPAGGGEQRTALLATIRVGSRPLTVAATHLSNKRGHNVGQLRELQRVLAAQPAPRLLLGDLNLPSTVLLLASQRGWPETGLGRTWPASRPTQQLDHVLRNDPAGVVHPRGSRVATAPVSDHRALVVDLEVAP
- a CDS encoding DNRLRE domain-containing protein, yielding MKSTSAGRIHLVALLLVATALVVPLGHPTAAQAADGDIGYQGLSYTGTTTPTGSKPESKLWWNGGSWWASMFDSTSRHFYIFRLDRSTETWVSTGVPLDERTNTKADTLWDGSHLYVASHVAAASSSTAVSGYPSRLYRFSYDAGSGSYSLDAGFPVAINDVKSETLVIDKDSTGKLWATWTQFGQVMVNRTTGGDGTWGTPFVLPVTGATGLDADDISSAVAFGGNKVGVMWSNQPVSAMYFSIHDDGQPDGTWETSRTAIQGPKNADDHINLKSLQADSSGRVFAAVKTSMDDQPSPPQNAPLIMLLVRDPATGDWASHMFGRIADSHTRPIVLLDQEHNLLHMFATGPSTPGTIAYSGTIYEKTSPLDNVSFASGVGTPVIRDVASADMNNVTSTKQNVNSTTGLVVLASNDTTSRYWHADESLGTTAPTAPTASFTAAPTSGVAPLSVAFTDTSTGPPTSWSWAFGDGGTSSAQHPTHTYTAAGTYTVSLTATNAAGSDTTTRTGYVTVTEPVATQTFAPSADSYVNAVSPGKNYGNLDVLKVRQGTASSDTSWRSYLQFNVTGMTGPVTSVKLRLYVTDSSVDGGDVYAVSNSWTEAGLTWNNAPTIGGTPLARAGAVTTGTWAEIDLGAAAVSGDGTYSFALKNAVTNSAFYNSREAASNPPQLIVTQS
- a CDS encoding oligosaccharide flippase family protein, giving the protein MALLPGGRHRKGRRPLTLHPGPASPASTPPSEATAAGIRQIRGSSLLLVGRLLALAMTFLTQILIVRYLTKSEYGAFAYALSLVTLGESLVSLGLNRAHTRFLSIYDERRDYARLFGTILMVAATILSLGLTLFLLVYGLQGWLAGVLISDTQAIWLLVILIALSPLQALDQLLMGAFAVLDNPRAIFFRTHVLAPVLRLGVVLLLVLGRQPVSFLAVGYVATGAVGTLLFALVLARLLRARGYMAHFRLRKVELPFRPLFGFALPLLTTDLVYVVMNSFDAVLLGRYRGTVEVAAFRAVQPLANLNIVVFTSFTLLFLPLASRLYERDDREGIQDLYWQTAVWIAILTFPVFAVTFALAEPTTVLLFGARYADSGTYLALLALGSYFQAALGFNGLTIQVFGRLRYTVTINLVAVVYNAAVNLVLIPRYGALGAAVGTCSALVVHNLLKQVGLGLGTGIAMLDRRYVRVYLTVAAGALALWVVSLLVSPPAVVGLGLAAVVSAGVLGVNRGLLQLGRVFPEISRLPVVGPLISGKQ